The Natronoarchaeum mannanilyticum nucleotide sequence TAAACCAAATAGTGCTATAACAAATCGAAAATCTTCGTCTCGTTCGAGCCGGATATTTCCGCTCGGTTTCGCGGAACAGTTTTGACTCCGGAAGTCGTGTGGTAACGTACGACATATGTACGATCGCATTCTGGTCCCGACCGACGGCTCCGCGGGCGTCGAGCGGGCCGTGGAACACGCCGTCGGGCTCGCCGAGGAACACGGGGCGACGGTCGAAGCGCTGTACGTCGTCAACGCCGCGACGTTCGGCGGGTTGCCCATGGAGACGTCCTGGGAGGGGATCAGCTCGGTGCTGCGCGAGGAGGGCCACGAGGCCGTCGAGCGGGTCGAGAAGATCGCCGAACGGGAGGGCGTCGACGTCGAGACGCGCATCGTCGAGGGGATGCCGAGCCGGACGATCTGCGAGCACGCCGCCAGCGAGGACTGCGACCTGATCGTGATGGGAACTCACGGGCGCGGCGGGATCGACCGGCTCCTGATGGGCAGCGTCACCGAGCGGGTGGTTCGAACGGCCGAGCCGCCGGTGCTCACGGTACGAATGGAATCCGACGATAGCGACGCCGACGCCGAGGAGCGCGCCGCGGAGGAACGAACTCCCCAGCCCTGAGCTGGCGTCAGCGGTGCAGCAAACTCACGCCGGAGAAGCGGACAGCGCTTACGCCGGTCGGAGGTGTTCGCAGTCGCCGGCGTGGACGCGGACGACGCCGTCGTCGGTCTCGACGA carries:
- a CDS encoding universal stress protein, with product MYDRILVPTDGSAGVERAVEHAVGLAEEHGATVEALYVVNAATFGGLPMETSWEGISSVLREEGHEAVERVEKIAEREGVDVETRIVEGMPSRTICEHAASEDCDLIVMGTHGRGGIDRLLMGSVTERVVRTAEPPVLTVRMESDDSDADAEERAAEERTPQP